The Clostridium sporogenes genome contains a region encoding:
- a CDS encoding NAD(P)/FAD-dependent oxidoreductase, which produces MFDVTIIGSGVTGAAVARELSKYNLKTCVVEKAIDVASGTSKANSGIVHAGEDPIPGTLKAKMNVRGNEMFDKLQEEIDFPFKRNESFVLCFDEKDIEKLEELRQRGLKNGLPDTMEILNREEALKLEPNLSEYVVAALRLPTGGIVSPYEFNIALAESAAMNGVEFKLETEIIDIEKKQDGYILKTNKGDIETKVVVNAAGVFGDKINNMVSEKKYHITARKGEYLLFDKTVGDMVQRTIFQLPTKMGKGVLVTPTADGNLLLGPTSVDVEEKDDFETTREGLDNVAEKAKLSIKEIPMRQVITSFAGLRAHEENSDFIIGEAEDAENFINAIGIESPGLTSAPAIGEYIREMIVEKLKPEENKEFNPIRKDIPKFREMTNEERKEMIKENSAYGKIVCRCEVVTEGEIRDAIRRPLGAKTVDGIKRRTRAGMGRCQSGFCSNRIVEILAEELGIKRNEVTKFGGNSKILY; this is translated from the coding sequence ATGTTTGATGTTACAATTATAGGTTCAGGGGTTACAGGAGCTGCTGTGGCTAGAGAGTTATCTAAATATAATTTAAAAACTTGTGTAGTAGAAAAAGCAATAGATGTAGCTAGTGGTACAAGTAAAGCTAATAGTGGTATTGTACATGCTGGTGAAGATCCAATTCCAGGAACTCTAAAGGCTAAGATGAATGTTAGAGGAAATGAAATGTTCGACAAATTACAAGAAGAAATAGATTTCCCATTTAAAAGAAATGAATCCTTTGTTTTATGCTTTGATGAAAAGGATATTGAAAAGCTAGAAGAACTAAGACAAAGAGGGTTAAAAAATGGTCTTCCAGATACAATGGAAATACTAAATAGAGAAGAAGCTTTAAAGTTAGAACCTAATTTATCAGAATATGTAGTGGCTGCTCTTAGACTTCCTACAGGAGGAATAGTATCTCCTTATGAATTTAATATAGCTCTTGCAGAATCAGCAGCTATGAATGGTGTAGAGTTTAAACTTGAAACAGAAATAATTGATATAGAGAAAAAACAAGATGGATATATATTAAAAACTAATAAAGGCGACATAGAAACTAAAGTTGTAGTAAATGCAGCTGGAGTTTTTGGAGATAAAATAAACAACATGGTAAGTGAAAAAAAATACCATATAACTGCAAGAAAAGGTGAATATTTATTATTTGATAAAACTGTAGGTGATATGGTTCAAAGAACAATATTCCAACTTCCAACAAAGATGGGTAAAGGGGTATTAGTTACTCCAACAGCAGATGGAAACTTACTTTTAGGACCAACTTCTGTAGATGTAGAAGAAAAAGATGATTTTGAAACTACAAGAGAAGGTCTAGATAATGTAGCAGAGAAAGCTAAATTAAGTATAAAAGAAATACCAATGAGACAGGTTATAACATCCTTTGCAGGACTTAGAGCTCATGAAGAAAATAGTGATTTTATAATAGGAGAGGCAGAAGATGCTGAAAACTTCATAAATGCTATAGGAATAGAATCACCTGGTTTAACTAGTGCACCAGCTATAGGTGAGTATATAAGAGAGATGATAGTTGAAAAATTAAAACCAGAAGAAAATAAAGAGTTTAATCCAATTAGAAAAGATATACCTAAATTTAGAGAAATGACAAATGAAGAAAGAAAAGAAATGATAAAAGAAAATTCTGCTTACGGAAAAATAGTCTGTAGATGTGAAGTAGTAACTGAAGGAGAAATAAGAGATGCTATAAGAAGACCTTTAGGTGCTAAAACTGTAGATGGAATAAAAAGAAGAACAAGAGCAGGTATGGGAAGATGCCAATCAGGGTTCTGTTCAAACAGAATAGTTGAAATATTAGCAGAAGAGTTAGGTATAAAAAGAAATGAAGTTACTAAGTTTGGCGGAAATTCAAAAATATTATATTAG
- a CDS encoding NAD(P)/FAD-dependent oxidoreductase, with translation MQQYDVVIIGGGPAGLAAAIKAKEEGVDSILILERDKRLGGILNQCIHNGFGLHTFKEELTGPEYAQRFVDKVEEMKIPYKLNTMVIDMNKDKVITAVNEEDGLIEVQAESIVLAMGCRERSRGAINIPGTRCSGIYSAGTAQKFVNIEGEMPGKEVVILGSGDIGLIMARRMTLEGAKVKAVVELMPYSGGLKRNIVQCLDDFGIPLKLAHTITKIEGKERLEAVTIAKVDEKLKPIKGTEEYIKCDTLLLSVGLLPENDLSAKADVKLGVTGGPEVDETMQTNIDGVFACGNVLHVHDLVDFVTEESYNAGKNAADYVKGKRVEGEKIDLVAENGVGYTVPKSIHKNNIENTVDVRFRVRNVFKDSFISVYFDDERVVHRKKKVIAPGEMETVKLTKDMFEKHSDCKKITVKVEGE, from the coding sequence ATGCAACAATATGATGTAGTTATAATTGGTGGAGGCCCAGCAGGTCTTGCCGCTGCTATAAAAGCTAAAGAAGAAGGCGTAGACAGTATATTAATATTAGAGAGAGATAAAAGATTAGGTGGAATATTAAATCAATGTATTCATAATGGGTTTGGACTTCATACTTTTAAAGAAGAACTTACAGGACCAGAATATGCTCAAAGATTTGTAGATAAAGTGGAAGAAATGAAAATACCATACAAATTAAATACTATGGTAATTGATATGAACAAAGATAAGGTAATAACAGCAGTTAATGAAGAAGACGGATTGATAGAAGTGCAAGCTGAATCTATAGTACTAGCTATGGGTTGTAGAGAAAGATCAAGAGGAGCTATAAATATTCCAGGCACAAGATGTTCAGGGATATATTCAGCAGGAACAGCACAAAAATTTGTAAATATAGAGGGTGAAATGCCAGGAAAGGAAGTAGTTATTTTAGGTTCTGGAGATATAGGACTTATAATGGCTAGAAGAATGACTTTAGAAGGAGCTAAAGTAAAGGCAGTAGTGGAACTTATGCCTTATTCTGGAGGATTAAAAAGAAATATAGTTCAATGTTTGGATGACTTCGGTATTCCTTTAAAATTAGCTCATACTATAACTAAAATAGAAGGAAAAGAAAGATTAGAAGCTGTTACTATAGCAAAGGTAGATGAAAAATTAAAACCTATAAAAGGAACAGAAGAATATATAAAATGTGATACATTACTTTTATCAGTTGGATTGCTTCCAGAAAATGATCTATCAGCAAAAGCAGATGTTAAATTAGGCGTAACTGGTGGTCCAGAAGTAGACGAAACAATGCAAACTAATATAGACGGAGTGTTTGCTTGTGGTAATGTTCTTCACGTACATGATTTGGTAGATTTTGTAACAGAGGAAAGTTATAATGCGGGTAAAAATGCTGCAGATTATGTAAAGGGTAAAAGAGTAGAAGGCGAAAAGATAGATTTAGTTGCAGAAAATGGTGTAGGATACACTGTACCAAAATCAATACACAAAAATAATATAGAAAATACAGTAGATGTTAGATTTAGAGTAAGAAATGTATTTAAAGATAGTTTCATATCTGTATATTTTGATGATGAAAGAGTAGTTCATAGAAAGAAAAAAGTTATAGCTCCAGGTGAGATGGAAACAGTAAAATTAACTAAAGATATGTTTGAAAAACATTCAGATTGCAAAAAAATTACTGTTAAAGTGGAAGGTGAATAA
- a CDS encoding DUF1667 domain-containing protein has product MAIRELICIGCPLGCNLEVEIEDKEVKSVKGNTCPRGKIYAEKECTNPTRILTISVNVEDGEEDVVCVKTEKDIPKGKLMECVKILKNTTVQAPIKIGDVIVENIADTGVNVIATKCLNCKN; this is encoded by the coding sequence ATGGCTATAAGAGAATTAATATGTATAGGATGTCCATTAGGATGTAATCTAGAAGTAGAAATTGAAGATAAAGAAGTAAAATCAGTTAAGGGAAATACTTGTCCTAGAGGAAAAATATATGCAGAAAAAGAATGTACAAATCCTACAAGAATATTAACCATATCTGTTAATGTAGAAGATGGAGAAGAAGATGTAGTTTGTGTTAAAACAGAAAAAGATATTCCAAAGGGAAAACTAATGGAATGTGTAAAAATATTAAAGAATACAACTGTACAAGCACCTATAAAAATAGGTGATGTAATAGTAGAAAATATAGCAGATACAGGAGTGAATGTTATAGCTACAAAATGCCTAAATTGTAAAAATTAA
- the glpT gene encoding glycerol-3-phosphate transporter → MVKDLFKPAPHIKRMPKAKIDSAYKRYRIQVFISIYIGYLTYYFVRSNFSLAKVYLIQEGFTKTQLGFVASALGLAYGVSKFVMGNLSDRSNPRYFLGAGLILSGIVNLFFPITKSITAMFVLMLLNGWFQGMGWPPCGRTMTHWFSDKERGVKMSIWNTAHNVGGGFIATIVLIGVSVFGSWKGAFYLPAVIAIIVGILFIVFAKDTPQSVGLPPIEEYKNDYPEIQVEDREKELSGKEILFKYVLNNKYLWYIAIANIFVYLVRYGVINWVPTYLKEVKNFNPKDSSLAFALFEYAAIPGTIFVGWLSDKVFNGRRAPVGVFCMIGVTIATYVYWKSNSILAISCALSSIGALIYGPVMLIGVSALDLVPKKAAGTAAGFTGLFGYMGGQVLAEVAMGAVVDKFSWNGGFILLMISSVLAIIFLSFTWNIHDRSEKESAEVAG, encoded by the coding sequence ATGGTAAAGGACTTATTTAAACCGGCTCCTCACATAAAAAGAATGCCAAAAGCAAAAATTGATTCAGCTTACAAAAGATATCGTATACAGGTATTTATAAGTATTTATATAGGATATTTAACTTATTATTTTGTAAGAAGTAATTTTTCCTTGGCAAAGGTTTACTTGATACAAGAAGGTTTTACTAAGACTCAGTTAGGTTTTGTAGCTTCAGCTCTTGGTCTTGCCTATGGAGTAAGTAAATTTGTAATGGGAAACTTATCAGATAGATCTAATCCTAGATATTTTTTAGGGGCAGGATTAATTCTATCTGGTATTGTAAACCTATTCTTTCCTATAACGAAAAGTATTACAGCAATGTTTGTATTAATGCTTTTAAATGGATGGTTCCAAGGTATGGGATGGCCACCTTGTGGAAGAACCATGACCCATTGGTTTTCAGACAAAGAACGTGGAGTAAAAATGTCTATATGGAATACCGCCCATAATGTAGGCGGAGGTTTTATTGCTACAATAGTTTTAATTGGTGTGTCTGTGTTTGGAAGTTGGAAGGGAGCTTTTTATCTACCAGCTGTAATAGCCATTATAGTAGGAATTTTATTTATAGTATTTGCAAAGGATACACCTCAATCAGTGGGACTTCCACCAATAGAGGAATATAAAAATGATTATCCAGAAATACAAGTAGAGGATAGAGAAAAAGAATTATCAGGAAAAGAAATATTATTCAAATATGTTTTAAATAATAAATATTTATGGTACATAGCTATTGCAAATATTTTTGTATATCTTGTTAGATATGGAGTTATAAATTGGGTTCCTACCTATTTGAAAGAAGTTAAAAATTTTAATCCTAAGGATTCATCTTTAGCTTTTGCTTTGTTTGAATATGCAGCAATACCAGGAACTATATTTGTTGGATGGTTAAGTGATAAGGTGTTTAATGGTAGACGTGCACCTGTTGGTGTATTTTGTATGATAGGTGTAACTATAGCAACTTATGTATATTGGAAAAGTAATAGTATACTAGCAATAAGCTGTGCACTATCTTCTATAGGAGCTTTAATATATGGACCAGTTATGTTAATAGGCGTTAGTGCCTTAGATTTAGTTCCTAAAAAAGCAGCAGGTACAGCGGCAGGCTTTACAGGATTATTTGGATATATGGGAGGACAAGTATTAGCGGAAGTAGCAATGGGAGCAGTTGTTGATAAATTTAGTTGGAATGGAGGATTTATTTTATTAATGATATCTTCTGTATTAGCTATAATATTCTTATCTTTTACTTGGAATATTCATGATAGATCAGAAAAAGAGTCTGCTGAAGTAGCAGGTTAA
- the argS gene encoding arginine--tRNA ligase yields the protein MDYKNIVAERIKENTELEIDVIEKLIEIPPKKEMGDYAFPCFQLAKTFRKAPNLIAEELKEKINKEGFEKVVTVGPYLNFFVDKTILIKDVLEKVLNEKEKYGSSKVGEGKNVVVEYSSPNIAKPFHIGHLFTTAIGNALYKILSFEGYNCIGINHLGDWGTQFGKLISAYRRWVDEEALEKDAIGELLRIYVKFHEEAEKDPELEKEARLNFKNLEDGSEEETELWNRFKDLSLKEFNKVYDMLGIKFDSLAGESFYSDKMDAVVQEIDDKGLLVDSNGAKVVMLDEYNIPPCMIKKSDGATIYATRDLAAAIYRKKTYDFHKCIYVVGTPQALHFKQVFTTLKLMGHDWADDCKHVGFGLVKLANKKLSTRNGDVVFLEDLLNQSVEETLKIINEKNPNLKNKEETAKKLGIGAVVFTYLKNNRERDIVFDWKEILSFDGETGPYVEYSYARGKSVLRKAGELTGEVDYSKLSSKEEFELAKLLGGFNDAIMNAINKLEPSMVTRYVIEVAKAFNKFYNAHGILNAEDNDVKLARVKLVEATCQVIKNALNLLGIDVVEEM from the coding sequence ATGGATTACAAAAATATAGTAGCTGAAAGAATAAAAGAAAATACAGAATTAGAAATTGATGTAATAGAAAAACTTATAGAGATTCCACCAAAGAAAGAAATGGGAGATTATGCTTTCCCATGCTTCCAATTAGCTAAGACTTTTAGAAAGGCTCCAAATTTAATAGCAGAGGAATTAAAAGAAAAAATAAATAAAGAAGGTTTTGAAAAGGTAGTAACTGTAGGACCTTACTTAAATTTCTTTGTAGATAAAACTATACTCATAAAAGATGTATTAGAAAAAGTTTTAAATGAAAAAGAAAAATATGGTTCTTCTAAAGTAGGAGAAGGAAAGAATGTAGTAGTTGAATATTCATCACCAAACATTGCAAAACCATTCCATATAGGACATTTATTTACTACAGCTATAGGTAATGCACTATATAAAATATTATCCTTTGAAGGTTATAATTGTATAGGAATTAACCATCTAGGAGACTGGGGAACACAATTTGGTAAACTTATATCTGCATATAGAAGATGGGTAGATGAAGAAGCACTAGAAAAGGATGCTATAGGAGAACTTTTAAGAATATATGTTAAATTCCATGAAGAAGCAGAAAAAGACCCTGAACTTGAAAAAGAAGCTAGATTAAACTTTAAAAACTTAGAAGATGGTTCAGAGGAAGAAACTGAATTATGGAATAGATTTAAAGATCTAAGTTTAAAAGAATTCAACAAAGTTTATGACATGTTAGGAATAAAATTTGATTCTCTTGCAGGAGAAAGTTTCTATAGTGATAAAATGGATGCAGTAGTTCAAGAAATAGATGATAAGGGATTATTAGTAGATAGTAATGGAGCAAAGGTAGTTATGCTTGATGAATACAATATACCACCTTGTATGATTAAAAAATCTGACGGTGCAACTATCTATGCTACTCGTGACTTAGCAGCTGCTATATATAGAAAGAAAACTTATGATTTCCACAAGTGTATATATGTAGTTGGAACTCCTCAAGCATTACATTTTAAACAAGTATTTACTACTTTAAAACTTATGGGACATGATTGGGCAGATGATTGTAAACATGTAGGTTTTGGTCTTGTTAAATTAGCAAATAAAAAGCTATCTACAAGAAATGGAGATGTTGTATTCTTAGAAGACTTATTAAATCAGTCTGTTGAAGAAACATTAAAAATTATAAATGAGAAAAATCCTAATTTGAAAAACAAAGAAGAGACAGCTAAAAAACTTGGTATAGGTGCAGTTGTGTTCACATACCTAAAAAATAATAGAGAAAGAGATATTGTATTTGACTGGAAGGAAATACTATCCTTTGATGGAGAAACAGGTCCTTATGTAGAATATAGCTATGCAAGAGGAAAAAGCGTATTAAGAAAGGCCGGAGAATTAACTGGAGAAGTAGATTATTCTAAATTATCATCTAAAGAAGAGTTTGAATTAGCGAAACTTCTTGGAGGCTTTAATGATGCCATAATGAACGCTATAAATAAATTAGAACCATCTATGGTAACTAGATACGTAATTGAAGTAGCAAAAGCTTTCAATAAATTTTATAATGCTCATGGTATATTAAATGCAGAAGATAATGATGTAAAATTAGCAAGAGTAAAACTTGTAGAAGCTACTTGTCAAGTAATAAAAAATGCTCTTAACCTATTAGGCATAGACGTAGTTGAAGAAATGTAA
- a CDS encoding aminotransferase: MKIKTFKVEQWMNKYENDAIYNLAETCIDSLTLKELLNLGGKNFEEYMISLGDIRMTYSHIYGSPKLLKGIASLFQNVKTEQIIPTHGAIGANHQVLITILEPGDSMVSVAPTYQQHYSIPESMGTKVNILKLLPENNFLPDLQELKKMVNSNTKLITINNPNNPSGSLIPVELLKQIVDIAKSVDAYVLSDEVYRGITEDGSYMPSIVDLYEKGISVGSMSKTFSLAGLRLGWIVSKDEKIINLCRERRDYDTISCGVLDDIFAALALENKDAILERNRKIVMKNRALLDQWVSSEPRVSYVKPVAGNTALIYYNLDMHSYEFCEKLLKETGVFYTPGECFDLDYCFRIGYAFDSKTLMEGLEKTSEFIFNLPRR; this comes from the coding sequence ATGAAAATTAAAACTTTTAAAGTAGAGCAGTGGATGAATAAATATGAAAATGATGCAATATATAATTTGGCAGAAACTTGTATAGATTCATTAACATTGAAAGAATTATTAAATTTAGGTGGAAAGAATTTTGAGGAGTATATGATAAGTCTAGGGGATATTCGTATGACATACAGCCATATCTATGGATCACCTAAGCTTTTAAAAGGAATAGCTTCTCTTTTTCAGAATGTGAAGACAGAACAAATTATACCAACCCATGGAGCTATCGGTGCTAATCACCAAGTGCTTATAACTATTTTAGAGCCAGGAGATAGCATGGTATCTGTGGCCCCTACATATCAGCAACATTATTCTATTCCAGAGTCTATGGGTACAAAGGTTAATATTCTTAAACTTTTACCTGAAAATAATTTTTTACCAGACTTACAAGAGCTAAAGAAAATGGTGAATTCAAATACAAAGCTTATCACAATTAATAATCCTAATAACCCATCAGGATCTTTAATTCCTGTAGAGCTACTTAAACAAATCGTTGATATTGCAAAGAGTGTGGATGCTTATGTGCTTAGTGACGAGGTCTATAGAGGTATTACTGAGGATGGAAGTTATATGCCTTCAATTGTAGATCTTTATGAAAAAGGCATTAGTGTAGGAAGCATGTCAAAGACATTTTCTCTTGCAGGACTACGCCTTGGATGGATTGTTTCAAAAGATGAGAAAATAATTAATTTGTGCAGGGAGAGAAGAGATTATGACACTATAAGTTGTGGTGTGTTGGATGATATTTTTGCTGCTTTGGCTTTGGAAAATAAGGATGCAATTTTAGAGAGAAACCGCAAAATCGTTATGAAAAATAGAGCTTTACTTGATCAGTGGGTGAGCTCAGAACCACGAGTATCATATGTAAAGCCGGTTGCTGGTAATACAGCATTAATTTATTATAATCTGGACATGCATTCCTATGAATTTTGTGAAAAGCTTTTAAAGGAGACAGGAGTATTTTATACTCCAGGAGAATGTTTTGACTTAGATTATTGTTTCCGTATTGGTTATGCTTTTGACTCTAAAACCTTAATGGAAGGTTTAGAGAAAACTAGTGAATTCATATTTAATCTTCCAAGAAGATAA
- a CDS encoding CBS domain-containing protein: MVSDIMNTHVIVLNPKDSIKKALNLMNENNINGAPVANEEGNLIGMIVKADIYRFLMEEGHYDTCPVEWVMTKEVFTASDEEDVISIAKKILDKDIIAMPIVDSSKKLLGIVSIEDILKSLIYKLK, encoded by the coding sequence ATGGTTTCTGATATTATGAATACACATGTTATTGTTCTTAATCCTAAGGATAGTATAAAAAAGGCATTAAATCTTATGAATGAAAACAATATAAATGGAGCCCCTGTAGCTAATGAAGAGGGGAATTTAATAGGAATGATAGTAAAGGCTGATATTTATAGATTTTTGATGGAAGAGGGACATTATGATACTTGTCCTGTAGAGTGGGTTATGACTAAAGAAGTTTTTACTGCCTCAGATGAGGAGGATGTTATATCTATAGCTAAGAAAATTTTAGATAAAGATATAATAGCAATGCCAATAGTAGATTCTTCAAAAAAACTTTTAGGAATAGTATCCATTGAGGATATATTAAAAAGTTTAATATATAAATTAAAGTAA
- a CDS encoding FeoB-associated Cys-rich membrane protein gives MEIIIAIVIILLAIYILAKNIKKKTSGQCDCSSCPTGCSCSSKKEKEQMNKNKV, from the coding sequence ATGGAAATAATTATAGCTATAGTTATAATACTTTTAGCCATATATATACTAGCTAAAAATATTAAAAAGAAAACCTCTGGACAATGTGATTGTTCATCGTGTCCAACAGGTTGTTCTTGTAGCAGTAAAAAAGAAAAAGAACAAATGAATAAAAACAAAGTTTAA
- the feoB gene encoding ferrous iron transport protein B: MITTALLGNPNVGKTSLFNQLTGSNQYVGNWAGVTVEKKEGFVNDSIKIVDLPGIYAMDTFSNEEKVSKNFLINGNVDVIIDIVDASNLDRNLYLTTQLKQFNKPIILVLNMIDVAENKGIKINYDILSKELNVKVIPIIASKGIGIDKLIETLENKTFLSYKDNNDYNFESERDAYKFIGNIFEKAVTLEEKKTISNTDKIDKIVLNPVLAYPLFLGILYIIFKFTFNWVGTPLADYIDGLLNDSLIPYLGTLLASTAPWFKSLLLDGIVAGVGSVIVFLPVILTLFLGISFLEDSGYMARAAFIMDKLMRKMGLSGKAFIPMVVGFGCSVPGIMSARTLESERDRKLTALLVPLMSCNARLPVYALFASVFFSGHETSIVFSLYILGILLAFIIGLLFKNTLFKKDEEPFIIELPEYKMPEFKNLMLHTWDKGKGFLKKAGTIIFSISVIVWLLSNFNFSGMVDINESFLASLGRVLSPIFKPLGFSGWQTSVSLLTGLMAKEVIVGTMGVIYGGDLKVTLLNHFSPLSAYSFLVFVLLYTPCVSVVATMRKEYGSKMALFSVTYQIILAWIISFLIYNVGALII; this comes from the coding sequence ATGATAACAACCGCATTACTTGGTAATCCTAATGTAGGTAAAACCTCCCTTTTTAATCAACTTACCGGCTCTAATCAATATGTTGGAAACTGGGCGGGTGTAACAGTAGAAAAAAAGGAAGGTTTTGTTAATGATTCTATTAAAATTGTGGATTTACCTGGCATATATGCCATGGATACCTTTTCTAATGAGGAAAAAGTATCTAAGAATTTTCTCATCAATGGAAATGTTGACGTAATAATTGATATTGTAGATGCTTCAAATTTGGATAGAAATCTATACTTAACTACTCAACTAAAACAATTTAATAAACCTATTATTTTAGTACTTAACATGATAGATGTAGCGGAAAATAAAGGCATAAAAATAAATTATGATATTTTATCTAAAGAACTTAATGTTAAAGTTATTCCTATAATAGCCTCAAAGGGTATAGGAATTGATAAACTAATAGAAACTTTAGAAAATAAAACTTTTTTAAGTTACAAAGATAACAATGATTATAATTTTGAAAGTGAAAGAGATGCTTATAAATTCATTGGTAATATTTTCGAAAAAGCAGTTACTTTAGAAGAAAAAAAGACTATTTCTAATACGGATAAAATTGATAAAATAGTCCTTAATCCAGTACTTGCCTATCCCTTATTTTTAGGAATATTATATATTATATTTAAGTTCACCTTTAACTGGGTAGGTACACCTTTAGCGGACTATATAGATGGCTTATTAAATGATAGTTTAATACCTTACCTAGGTACTTTATTAGCAAGCACAGCTCCTTGGTTTAAATCTTTATTATTAGATGGTATAGTAGCTGGGGTTGGCTCTGTAATAGTATTTTTACCTGTAATCCTTACTTTGTTTTTGGGTATATCCTTTTTAGAAGATAGTGGCTATATGGCAAGGGCAGCCTTTATAATGGACAAGCTAATGAGAAAAATGGGACTTTCCGGTAAAGCTTTTATACCTATGGTAGTTGGTTTTGGTTGTTCTGTACCTGGAATAATGTCTGCTAGAACCTTAGAAAGTGAAAGAGATAGAAAACTTACCGCATTATTGGTTCCTTTAATGTCCTGTAATGCTAGATTGCCTGTTTATGCTCTATTTGCTTCTGTATTTTTTTCAGGCCATGAAACTTCTATAGTTTTTTCTTTATATATTTTGGGAATACTATTAGCATTTATAATAGGACTTCTATTCAAAAACACTTTATTTAAAAAAGATGAAGAACCTTTTATAATAGAACTTCCTGAATATAAAATGCCTGAATTTAAAAATTTAATGCTTCATACATGGGATAAGGGTAAAGGATTTTTGAAAAAAGCTGGAACTATAATATTCTCAATTTCAGTTATTGTTTGGTTACTTTCTAATTTTAATTTTTCTGGAATGGTAGACATAAATGAAAGCTTTTTAGCCTCCCTAGGTAGAGTTTTATCACCTATCTTTAAACCATTAGGTTTTTCAGGATGGCAAACTTCTGTCTCCTTGTTAACAGGTCTTATGGCTAAAGAAGTTATTGTTGGAACTATGGGCGTTATATATGGTGGAGATTTAAAAGTTACTCTTTTAAATCATTTTAGTCCATTATCTGCTTATTCTTTCTTAGTTTTTGTTTTATTATATACTCCTTGTGTATCTGTAGTAGCTACTATGAGAAAAGAATATGGCTCTAAAATGGCTTTATTTTCTGTTACTTATCAGATTATATTAGCATGGATTATATCTTTCTTAATATACAACGTAGGTGCTTTAATCATATAA
- a CDS encoding FeoA family protein translates to MSICELLPGQTAKISSISGNEKLVKRLMALGCIEGTEISLKKRAPLGDPILINLRGFDLAIRKKDAKFISVDK, encoded by the coding sequence ATGAGTATCTGTGAATTATTACCTGGCCAAACTGCTAAGATTTCTAGTATTTCTGGCAACGAAAAATTAGTTAAAAGACTAATGGCATTAGGCTGTATCGAAGGCACAGAAATATCCTTAAAAAAAAGGGCTCCATTAGGAGACCCCATACTAATAAATTTAAGAGGATTTGATTTAGCTATAAGAAAAAAAGATGCTAAATTTATATCTGTAGATAAATAG
- a CDS encoding PilZ domain-containing protein: MRKKQNIYKSSEYIYIKDDEKRKAKRKECNIYIYYPRVNNKSIYENYGEDLAKMEVVDISKFGVKLKTKIELKEDDFINFSLRLSEKPSFWCMAIVRRIETYEGYFIVGCEFLSLTLEQMRDIEKYVLYIK; the protein is encoded by the coding sequence TTGAGAAAAAAACAAAATATATACAAAAGCAGTGAATATATTTATATAAAAGACGATGAAAAGAGAAAAGCTAAAAGAAAAGAATGCAATATATATATATACTATCCTAGAGTAAATAATAAAAGTATATATGAGAATTATGGTGAAGATTTAGCCAAAATGGAAGTTGTAGATATATCTAAATTTGGAGTTAAATTAAAAACTAAAATAGAGCTAAAGGAAGATGATTTTATAAACTTTTCTTTAAGATTATCAGAAAAACCTTCCTTTTGGTGTATGGCTATAGTAAGAAGAATAGAAACCTATGAAGGTTATTTTATAGTAGGATGTGAGTTTTTATCTTTAACATTAGAACAAATGAGAGATATAGAAAAATATGTACTGTATATCAAGTAA